In Flavobacteriaceae bacterium, the following proteins share a genomic window:
- a CDS encoding aerotolerance regulator BatC — MNKVLTFILLLVSTFIFAQGKEKDKALEKSNDFVYEGNTLFNDDFVSAEKEYRKAISEVQTNAVGAYNLGNAYYRTGYYDEALLRHLEAVKNAITKDEKHKAYHNIGNVLMQQKSCKEAVEAFKNALRNNPTDEESRYNLALAKECAKQQGGGSGDEKGDDEKKEGDDEQEKKDGDKDNEDEKNKDEGENKEDQNSEGDDQQDQKDGNDKDDENGKPKDEGKNDGNPNQKPQPKQPQPGKLSPQQVKNLLEAMNNQEKKVQDKINAKKTKGVKVKTEKDW; from the coding sequence ATGAATAAAGTTTTAACTTTTATCCTATTATTAGTAAGTACGTTTATTTTTGCTCAAGGCAAAGAAAAAGATAAAGCGCTTGAAAAATCTAATGATTTTGTATATGAAGGAAATACCTTATTTAATGATGATTTTGTTTCTGCAGAAAAAGAATACAGAAAAGCAATTTCTGAAGTACAAACTAATGCTGTAGGAGCTTATAATTTAGGAAATGCATATTATAGAACAGGATATTATGATGAAGCGTTATTACGCCATTTAGAAGCTGTAAAAAATGCAATTACTAAAGATGAAAAACATAAAGCTTATCATAATATTGGTAATGTACTGATGCAACAAAAATCATGTAAAGAAGCAGTTGAAGCTTTTAAAAATGCACTTAGAAATAATCCTACGGATGAAGAATCACGATATAATCTAGCTTTAGCAAAAGAATGCGCTAAACAACAAGGAGGAGGTAGTGGTGACGAAAAAGGAGATGATGAAAAGAAAGAAGGGGATGATGAACAAGAAAAAAAAGATGGAGACAAAGATAATGAAGATGAAAAAAACAAAGATGAAGGAGAAAATAAAGAAGATCAGAATAGTGAAGGAGATGATCAACAAGATCAAAAAGATGGGAATGATAAAGATGATGAAAATGGTAAACCAAAAGATGAAGGGAAAAATGATGGAAATCCGAATCAAAAACCTCAGCCAAAACAGCCTCAACCTGGTAAATTGTCACCTCAACAGGTGAAGAATTTATTGGAAGCAATGAATAATCAAGAAAAGAAAGTTCAGGATAAAATAAATGCAAAAAAAACCAAAGGTGTTAAAGTGAAAACTGAAAAAGATTGGTAA
- a CDS encoding protein BatD, whose product MKLKFYIIAFLLTSFASAQVTFEAKVSKKKLGVNERLRIDFIMDKDGDNFNPPTFENFTVVGGPSQSISNSWFNGKRSFSKTYTYILAPKKRGNFKITQATIEFEGETYKTLPLDIFVTAAVELPKDPNDPNYLASKNIHLVAEVSKSNPYLNEAITVVYKLYISPSTGVDKWDNIDIPRYNDFWSQDIEVKELKLENGTYQGEEYRYVVLRKTVLYPQKTGKLNIEPLTLNVFVSVPTSRRDIFGSRIRKTVQRTISAGNREINVKALPEEGKPLNYTGAVGDFSFKVTTNKSELKATEALLAKLEVTGKGNLKLFKLPGLKLPSSLEVYEPEHKENVRTNLGGMQGNISDAYTIVPSTQGKYPIPPVEFSYFDLKTKKYKTLTSKEIVVNVTEDLSGSIIASNEPNSSLPNKNKQQVTSTSNQFASFKTKTSFIAIQSSQFFKTNLFWTLLLTPFLVIPLAIFIGKKKEERDNDVVGNKMRKANKLTRKYLGEAKKSLGKKEAFYNAMERALHNYLKYKLNIETSDLSKDKIEDLLDKRKVSRDTITEFNSLLQSCELARYTPFTNVEMQQDYEKAANVIATIDKQMR is encoded by the coding sequence ATGAAATTAAAGTTTTATATAATTGCATTTTTATTAACGAGTTTTGCCTCTGCTCAAGTTACATTTGAAGCTAAAGTCAGTAAAAAAAAACTAGGTGTCAATGAACGCTTGCGTATAGATTTTATAATGGACAAAGATGGTGATAATTTTAATCCACCTACCTTTGAAAACTTTACTGTCGTTGGAGGGCCAAGTCAATCAATTAGCAATTCTTGGTTTAATGGTAAACGCTCATTTTCCAAAACATATACTTATATATTAGCACCTAAAAAAAGAGGTAACTTTAAAATTACCCAAGCTACAATTGAATTTGAAGGTGAAACTTATAAAACTTTACCTTTAGATATTTTTGTTACTGCCGCTGTAGAGCTTCCAAAAGACCCCAATGACCCTAATTATTTGGCTTCAAAGAATATCCATTTAGTAGCTGAGGTTTCTAAATCCAACCCTTATTTAAATGAAGCAATTACAGTTGTTTATAAGCTATATATTTCACCTAGTACAGGTGTAGATAAATGGGATAATATAGATATTCCGAGGTATAATGACTTCTGGAGTCAAGATATTGAAGTTAAAGAACTTAAACTTGAAAATGGCACTTATCAAGGAGAAGAATATAGATATGTTGTATTACGAAAAACAGTATTATATCCTCAAAAAACAGGAAAACTAAATATAGAGCCTTTGACTTTAAATGTATTTGTTAGCGTTCCTACAAGTCGAAGAGATATTTTTGGAAGTCGAATCCGTAAAACAGTTCAAAGAACTATTAGTGCAGGCAATCGAGAAATTAATGTAAAAGCATTACCAGAGGAAGGGAAGCCGCTAAATTATACAGGTGCAGTAGGAGACTTTAGTTTTAAAGTAACTACAAATAAGTCAGAATTAAAAGCAACTGAAGCGTTATTAGCTAAATTAGAAGTTACTGGGAAAGGGAACTTAAAGCTATTTAAATTACCAGGATTAAAGCTTCCAAGCAGTTTGGAAGTTTATGAGCCAGAACATAAAGAGAACGTGCGAACAAACCTTGGTGGGATGCAAGGTAATATATCTGATGCTTATACTATTGTACCATCAACACAAGGTAAGTATCCAATACCACCAGTTGAGTTTTCATATTTTGATTTAAAAACAAAAAAATATAAAACATTAACATCTAAAGAAATTGTGGTTAATGTTACCGAAGACTTATCAGGAAGTATAATAGCATCAAACGAACCTAATTCTTCACTACCTAATAAAAATAAACAACAAGTAACATCTACAAGTAATCAATTTGCATCTTTTAAAACAAAAACGAGCTTTATAGCTATACAGTCATCACAATTTTTTAAAACCAATTTGTTTTGGACTTTATTACTAACCCCATTTTTAGTAATTCCATTAGCAATTTTTATTGGTAAAAAGAAAGAAGAGAGAGATAATGATGTAGTTGGAAATAAAATGAGAAAAGCTAATAAATTAACTCGAAAATACTTAGGAGAAGCTAAAAAATCTTTAGGAAAGAAAGAAGCATTTTATAATGCGATGGAACGCGCACTTCATAACTATTTAAAGTATAAATTAAATATAGAAACAAGTGACCTAAGTAAAGACAAGATTGAAGATTTATTGGACAAAAGAAAAGTTAGTAGAGATACGATAACAGAATTTAATAGTTTGCTCCAAAGTTGTGAATTGGCTAGATACACACCATTTACTAATGTAGAAATGCAACAAGATTATGAAAAAGCTGCGAATGTAATTGCTACAATAGATAAACAAATGCGTTAA
- a CDS encoding tetratricopeptide repeat protein, which translates to MKKIIYIIIFLFSVVTIAQNDALFNVGNDLYNEGKFQDAIKKYEAVIKTGEHSAELYFNIANAYYKLNNTAQSIYYYEKALLLSPNDEDIKNNLAFARNMTIDAIEEIPDIGFSKTMKTITNSFSFDGWAKLSVLLVLLFVVFFLGYYFSFETVRKRIAFLSSVTSLGLMLITLFFAFQKYNYEQKNKPAIVFAQESEIKAEPNLRSEENFKLHEGTKVQVLEKFDNNWFKIKIADGKTGWIPSEDIRLLNAF; encoded by the coding sequence ATGAAGAAAATTATATATATTATTATTTTTTTATTTAGTGTTGTTACTATTGCACAAAATGATGCTTTATTTAATGTAGGTAATGATTTATATAACGAAGGAAAGTTTCAAGATGCTATAAAAAAATATGAAGCTGTTATAAAAACAGGAGAACATTCTGCAGAGCTTTACTTTAATATAGCCAATGCTTATTATAAACTCAATAATACAGCACAAAGTATTTATTATTACGAAAAGGCATTGTTGCTTTCGCCAAACGATGAGGATATTAAAAACAATTTAGCATTTGCAAGAAATATGACTATTGATGCTATTGAGGAAATCCCTGATATTGGGTTTTCTAAAACAATGAAAACTATTACTAATTCTTTTAGTTTTGATGGATGGGCAAAACTATCTGTTTTATTAGTACTCTTATTTGTAGTGTTTTTTTTAGGATATTATTTTTCATTTGAAACTGTGAGAAAACGCATTGCGTTTTTAAGTAGCGTTACTTCATTAGGGTTAATGCTAATAACGTTGTTTTTTGCATTTCAGAAATATAATTATGAACAAAAAAATAAACCAGCAATTGTATTTGCTCAAGAAAGTGAAATTAAAGCTGAACCAAATTTAAGAAGTGAAGAAAATTTTAAACTTCATGAAGGAACAAAAGTGCAAGTTTTAGAAAAATTTGATAACAATTGGTTTAAAATTAAAATTGCTGATGGTAAAACAGGTTGGATCCCTAGCGAGGATATCAGATTGCTAAATGCTTTTTAA
- a CDS encoding SulP family inorganic anion transporter, with amino-acid sequence MFKHLKSDLPASIVVFFVALPLCLGIALASGAPLFSGLIAGIIGGVLVGSLSGSKIGVSGPAAGLAAIVLSAIATLGGYENFLLAVVLGGIIQLIFGFLKAGIIGYYFPSSVIKGMLTGIGIIIILKQIPHFFGYDTSPEGHFTFFQTDSEGTFTDIFKTINYISLGPTIIGLISLSVLILWDRVLTKKSKIFQLIQGPLVAVIAGIVFFAVTQGNESLIFKNSQLVSVPVPEDVNSFFGQFTFPNFGMLTNPDVWIIAFTIALVASLETLLCVEATDKLDPNKNVTPTNRELLAQGTGNIISGLIGGLPITQVIVRSSANIQSGGRSKMSAIIHGLFLLVSVMLIPRLLNKIPLSVLAAILLIVGYKLAKPALFKKMVQLGWKQWVPFVVTVGGIVFIDLLKGLALGLAVGIVVILIKSFQNSHFLHIEDKSNGKHKIKMTLAEEVTFFNKGAILKELDSLPRDTYLELDVRKTRFLDNDIIEILDDFAFKAKERHIDIKLISELGIVENPPSYIEFFKLRPKTT; translated from the coding sequence ATGTTTAAGCATTTAAAAAGTGACTTACCAGCTAGTATTGTTGTTTTTTTCGTAGCATTACCATTATGTTTGGGTATTGCATTAGCCAGTGGAGCTCCTTTATTCTCAGGACTTATAGCAGGAATTATAGGAGGAGTTTTAGTAGGAAGTTTAAGTGGCTCTAAAATTGGAGTTAGTGGCCCAGCAGCAGGATTAGCAGCTATAGTATTATCTGCTATAGCAACTTTAGGGGGGTATGAAAACTTTCTGTTAGCTGTTGTTTTAGGAGGAATTATTCAATTAATTTTTGGATTTCTAAAAGCAGGAATTATTGGATATTATTTTCCTTCATCTGTAATAAAAGGGATGCTTACAGGAATTGGAATTATAATTATTTTAAAACAAATCCCTCATTTCTTTGGGTATGATACTAGCCCTGAAGGTCATTTTACATTTTTTCAAACGGATAGTGAGGGTACTTTTACAGATATTTTCAAAACAATTAATTACATCAGCTTAGGTCCTACAATTATTGGCCTAATAAGCCTTTCTGTTCTTATCTTATGGGATCGTGTTCTTACGAAGAAGAGTAAGATATTTCAATTAATTCAAGGGCCTCTTGTTGCTGTAATTGCTGGAATTGTTTTTTTTGCTGTTACACAAGGGAATGAATCTCTAATTTTTAAAAATTCACAATTGGTAAGTGTTCCAGTACCTGAAGATGTCAATTCATTTTTTGGACAATTTACATTTCCAAATTTTGGAATGCTAACAAACCCTGATGTTTGGATTATAGCATTTACTATTGCCTTAGTAGCTAGTTTAGAAACATTATTATGTGTTGAAGCTACCGATAAATTAGATCCTAATAAAAATGTGACACCTACAAATAGAGAGTTACTAGCACAAGGTACAGGGAATATTATTTCAGGATTAATAGGAGGTTTACCAATTACACAAGTAATCGTACGAAGCTCTGCTAACATCCAATCAGGGGGTAGAAGTAAAATGTCAGCTATAATTCACGGTTTATTTTTACTAGTTTCTGTTATGTTGATCCCGCGTTTACTCAACAAAATTCCTTTATCAGTCTTAGCAGCTATACTATTAATTGTTGGATATAAATTAGCAAAACCAGCATTATTTAAGAAAATGGTTCAATTAGGCTGGAAACAATGGGTTCCATTTGTTGTTACTGTTGGAGGCATCGTATTTATTGATTTATTAAAAGGATTAGCATTAGGATTAGCTGTTGGAATCGTTGTGATTTTGATTAAAAGCTTCCAAAACTCTCACTTTTTACATATAGAAGATAAAAGTAATGGGAAACATAAAATAAAAATGACATTAGCAGAGGAGGTAACGTTTTTTAATAAGGGAGCTATCCTTAAAGAGTTAGATAGTTTACCAAGAGATACTTATTTAGAGTTAGATGTGAGAAAGACGCGATTTCTTGATAATGATATTATAGAGATTTTAGATGATTTTGCATTTAAAGCTAAAGAAAGACATATTGACATTAAGTTGATTTCTGAGCTTGGTATTGTTGAAAATCCTCCGAGTTATATAGAATTTTTTAAACTAAGACCTAAAACGACTTAG
- a CDS encoding universal stress protein codes for MKNNRYKILILSDLKEQTENVLKSAVSLAKTIGGDISFFHVKKPTDIVENDNQLSAMRTINNEYNVTDKKIQNLLNPVSEEYGSDIRPAFTFGNVKEEINKYIEQQQPDIIVLGKRRKKSLSFAGDNVTQFILKKHKGVVMIVGNKGTLEPNKEISLGVLNDIEQSFNIDFVDDLISKSEAPLKSFKIVRNSDIPKATPVPIDKKTVEYVFEKTDNTMKNLSNYLLKNNVNLLCINRVKKNAENEENIANSDINDVISQLDISLLVSKE; via the coding sequence ATGAAAAATAATAGATATAAGATACTAATCCTTTCAGATTTAAAAGAACAAACTGAAAATGTATTAAAAAGCGCCGTAAGTTTAGCTAAAACGATTGGTGGAGACATTTCCTTTTTTCATGTAAAAAAACCAACTGATATTGTTGAAAACGACAATCAGTTATCTGCTATGCGAACCATTAATAATGAATATAATGTCACTGACAAAAAAATTCAGAACCTATTAAATCCGGTTTCAGAAGAGTATGGATCAGATATAAGACCTGCATTTACTTTTGGAAATGTAAAAGAAGAGATAAATAAGTATATCGAGCAACAACAACCAGATATCATTGTATTAGGAAAGAGAAGGAAAAAATCACTTTCGTTTGCCGGAGATAATGTTACCCAATTTATTTTAAAAAAACACAAAGGTGTAGTTATGATTGTAGGTAATAAAGGGACATTAGAGCCAAATAAAGAAATATCATTAGGTGTGTTAAATGATATCGAACAATCTTTCAATATTGATTTTGTTGATGATTTAATTAGTAAATCTGAAGCACCATTAAAATCGTTTAAAATTGTTAGGAATTCAGATATTCCAAAAGCTACACCTGTTCCTATAGACAAAAAAACGGTAGAATATGTGTTTGAAAAAACAGATAACACAATGAAAAATCTATCTAACTATTTATTAAAGAACAATGTTAATTTATTATGTATAAATAGAGTGAAGAAAAATGCTGAAAATGAAGAAAATATCGCAAATTCTGATATCAATGATGTTATCAGTCAATTAGATATTTCACTTTTGGTATCAAAAGAATAA
- a CDS encoding carbonic anhydrase (macrophage inducible 5; Mig-5), producing MKAHTKETQAEITPNSALQLLKEGNQRFVNNKKANRDLNEQVADTSGGQYPFATILHCIDSRVSAELIFDQGIGDVFSARIAGNFINQDILGSMEFACKLAGTKLVLVLGHTACGAVKGACDNAELGNLTAMLEKLKPAVNAVAAPEDPSLRNSQNIDFVNAVAKKNVELSIQRILNESEVLAEMRASGEIKIVGGMYDIKTGEVAFYE from the coding sequence ATGAAAGCACATACAAAAGAAACGCAAGCAGAGATCACTCCAAATAGTGCGCTTCAACTTCTAAAAGAAGGAAATCAAAGATTTGTTAACAATAAAAAAGCCAATAGAGATCTTAACGAACAAGTTGCCGATACTAGTGGAGGCCAATATCCTTTTGCCACTATTTTACATTGTATAGATTCAAGAGTCTCAGCTGAATTAATTTTTGATCAGGGAATCGGTGATGTATTCAGCGCTCGAATCGCAGGAAATTTTATCAACCAAGACATTTTAGGAAGTATGGAATTTGCTTGTAAATTGGCAGGCACAAAACTAGTATTAGTACTAGGACATACTGCTTGTGGAGCAGTTAAAGGCGCTTGCGATAATGCAGAATTAGGAAATTTAACAGCAATGTTAGAAAAGTTAAAACCAGCGGTAAACGCAGTAGCAGCACCTGAAGATCCAAGTTTAAGAAATTCTCAAAATATTGATTTTGTAAATGCAGTAGCAAAGAAAAATGTAGAATTATCTATTCAACGAATTTTAAATGAAAGTGAAGTTTTAGCTGAAATGCGAGCAAGCGGAGAAATTAAAATTGTAGGTGGAATGTATGATATTAAGACAGGTGAAGTAGCTTTTTATGAATAG
- a CDS encoding DUF2490 domain-containing protein: MKALNLVVLLIILVLPFNKVQAQDSDFGNWLIYIGNKKLEKGWNIHNEVQYRNYNAIGDLEQLLLRGGLGYNLTENNNNVLLGYGYILSRNFIGNTDDTETVNEHRIFQQYTTKQNVGSVSLNHRYRFEQRFIESDFRFRFRYFLSLNVPLGKKILDENNIDKRKIYLSAYNEIFLNGDSAIFDRNRVYGGLGYKLSKNVRLELGYLNQFFERSGRDQLNIITFVTF; the protein is encoded by the coding sequence ATGAAAGCATTAAATTTGGTGGTACTCCTAATAATATTAGTATTGCCATTTAATAAAGTTCAAGCTCAAGACAGTGATTTTGGTAATTGGTTGATTTATATTGGAAATAAGAAGCTAGAAAAAGGCTGGAATATTCATAATGAAGTTCAATACAGAAACTATAATGCTATTGGGGATTTAGAGCAGTTACTGTTAAGAGGTGGGTTAGGTTATAATCTTACAGAAAATAATAATAATGTTTTATTGGGATATGGTTATATTTTGTCTCGTAACTTTATTGGAAATACAGATGATACTGAAACAGTGAATGAACACCGTATTTTCCAGCAGTATACAACAAAACAAAATGTAGGAAGTGTTTCATTAAATCATCGTTATCGTTTTGAGCAACGTTTTATAGAGAGTGACTTTAGATTTCGATTTAGATATTTCTTATCACTTAATGTTCCTTTGGGTAAAAAGATTCTTGATGAAAATAATATAGATAAACGTAAAATTTATCTTTCAGCATATAATGAGATCTTTTTAAATGGGGATTCTGCAATATTCGACAGAAATCGTGTGTATGGAGGCTTAGGATATAAACTCAGTAAAAATGTAAGACTAGAGTTAGGCTATTTAAATCAATTCTTTGAAAGATCTGGGCGTGATCAACTTAATATTATAACATTCGTTACATTTTAA
- a CDS encoding SulP family inorganic anion transporter, with amino-acid sequence MKNLFSNLRGDAFGGITAGIVALPLALAFGVASGLGPTAGLYGAIFISFFAALFGGTNTQISGPTAPMTAVSTVVIAGIIAANDGDINKALPAILTVFLLAGLMQIGLGAIGLGKYIRYIPYPVVSGFMTAIGVIIILTQILPSVGYYPKEDLEFVEQFKPQAEEIILENILKEEAGEDILVLENFEETIIRAEKITQDDILKESQTLAAKEASGALGAIKVVSRALKHINWLELILVIGTIFIIYGFKRITKAIPSTLVALLVMSGIAYGFGLDYRPIEEIPGGIPVPKWEIFTSFKLNSVSPYIFTALTLALLGAIDSLLTSVVADNMTKTKHKPNKELVGQGIGNSIAAVFGGIPGAGATIRTVVNINSGGKTKLSGMIAGIMLLIIFLGLGPVASKIPAAVLAGILITVGIGVMDYKGLKAIPSLPRDIKLGPLKLSSEVLIMLTVLLLSTFWNLVYAVGIGLVIASLMFMKKIGDLTAERSDVKSLLKEKAWADEANFPESLKEKVFIKHIKGPLFFGSTSNFQQLANQIPETAAKIIIRMDRMQYIDQSGLYALEDVMVDLKKAGKSVLLVDVLKQPRYMMERIDIIPDLIPKEHIFETFDDCIEWVKSNPGVMKDN; translated from the coding sequence ATGAAGAATTTATTTTCAAACCTAAGAGGCGATGCTTTTGGAGGAATTACCGCAGGAATAGTAGCTTTACCATTGGCATTAGCATTTGGAGTTGCTTCTGGTTTAGGGCCAACCGCAGGGTTATATGGTGCTATATTTATTAGTTTTTTTGCAGCTTTGTTCGGTGGTACAAATACACAAATATCTGGCCCGACAGCACCAATGACAGCTGTGAGTACGGTAGTTATTGCAGGAATTATTGCAGCTAATGATGGAGATATTAATAAAGCTCTACCAGCCATTTTAACCGTTTTTTTATTAGCAGGACTAATGCAAATTGGATTAGGAGCTATAGGTTTAGGAAAATACATTAGATATATACCTTACCCAGTGGTTTCAGGATTTATGACAGCGATAGGGGTTATTATTATCCTTACCCAGATACTCCCTTCGGTAGGCTATTATCCAAAAGAAGATTTAGAATTTGTTGAGCAATTCAAACCACAAGCCGAAGAAATAATTCTTGAAAATATTTTAAAAGAAGAGGCAGGAGAAGATATATTAGTTTTAGAAAATTTTGAAGAAACTATTATAAGAGCTGAAAAGATCACTCAGGATGATATTTTAAAAGAATCGCAAACACTTGCTGCTAAAGAAGCTTCAGGCGCATTAGGTGCAATTAAAGTTGTGTCAAGAGCACTGAAACACATTAATTGGTTAGAATTAATACTAGTGATAGGAACTATATTTATTATTTATGGTTTTAAGCGAATTACTAAAGCGATACCTAGTACTCTTGTAGCTTTATTAGTAATGTCTGGTATTGCTTATGGGTTTGGATTGGATTATCGTCCAATTGAAGAAATTCCAGGAGGCATTCCTGTTCCAAAATGGGAAATCTTTACAAGTTTTAAACTTAATAGCGTTAGCCCATATATATTTACAGCACTAACATTAGCGTTATTAGGAGCCATTGATTCTTTGTTGACAAGCGTTGTAGCCGATAATATGACGAAAACTAAGCATAAACCTAATAAAGAATTAGTAGGACAAGGTATAGGAAATAGTATTGCAGCTGTATTTGGAGGGATCCCTGGAGCTGGGGCTACCATCCGTACCGTAGTAAACATTAATTCAGGGGGGAAAACGAAACTTTCGGGAATGATTGCGGGGATTATGTTATTGATAATCTTTTTAGGATTAGGTCCAGTAGCATCAAAAATTCCAGCTGCTGTTTTAGCCGGAATATTAATTACAGTGGGTATAGGTGTAATGGATTATAAAGGACTAAAAGCTATACCTAGCCTACCTAGAGATATAAAATTAGGACCATTAAAATTAAGTTCTGAAGTATTAATAATGCTAACAGTATTATTATTATCTACATTTTGGAACTTAGTTTATGCTGTTGGTATAGGTTTAGTGATTGCATCTTTAATGTTTATGAAAAAAATTGGAGATTTAACTGCCGAACGTTCAGACGTTAAATCATTACTAAAAGAAAAAGCTTGGGCAGATGAAGCAAACTTTCCAGAGAGCTTAAAAGAGAAAGTTTTTATAAAACATATAAAAGGGCCATTATTTTTTGGATCAACAAGTAATTTTCAACAATTAGCGAATCAAATTCCAGAAACAGCAGCAAAAATTATTATTCGTATGGATCGGATGCAATATATAGATCAATCTGGACTCTATGCTTTAGAAGATGTTATGGTAGATTTGAAAAAAGCAGGAAAAAGTGTGTTGTTAGTAGATGTTCTTAAACAACCAAGGTATATGATGGAGCGTATTGATATTATTCCAGATTTAATTCCTAAAGAACATATTTTCGAAACTTTTGATGATTGTATAGAATGGGTAAAATCTAACCCAGGTGTTATGAAAGATAATTAA
- a CDS encoding CvpA family protein: MNVLDIILGALILFGLVRGLMKGFFVEVASLVALIGGVYGAIHFSNFAATLLENRVDWDEKYINIIAFAVTFIIIVIAIAMAGKALTKLADFAALGVINKLLGGVFGAAKIALILSIILIIFNKMNKTIPFIENEDMESSVLYKPVQSLAPTLLPVIIDIGKEDKETASKTET, from the coding sequence ATGAATGTTTTAGATATCATTTTAGGGGCATTAATCTTATTCGGACTTGTTAGAGGGTTAATGAAAGGTTTTTTTGTTGAAGTTGCCTCTCTAGTCGCATTAATTGGAGGTGTTTATGGTGCAATTCATTTTAGTAATTTTGCTGCTACCCTTTTAGAAAATCGTGTAGATTGGGATGAGAAATACATAAATATTATAGCGTTTGCCGTAACGTTTATAATTATTGTAATAGCAATTGCAATGGCAGGGAAAGCCTTAACCAAGTTAGCAGATTTTGCAGCACTTGGGGTTATAAATAAGTTATTAGGAGGAGTGTTTGGAGCTGCCAAAATTGCATTAATTTTAAGTATTATACTTATCATTTTCAATAAAATGAATAAAACTATTCCTTTTATTGAAAATGAAGATATGGAAAGTTCTGTGTTATATAAACCCGTTCAGTCACTAGCTCCTACTTTACTTCCTGTTATTATAGATATAGGAAAAGAAGATAAAGAAACTGCTAGTAAAACTGAAACATAA
- a CDS encoding phenylalanine--tRNA ligase subunit alpha translates to MIDKIKELIQEAETFNAKTKDEVEAFRIKYLGKKGLLNDFFAEFKNVANDQKKEFGKAINTLKMTAQNKVNTLKEELDGEEEVKGVYGDLSRPGDPIIIGARHPISLVKNQIIDIFSRIGFNVSEGPEIEDDWHNFTALNLPEYHPARDMQDTFFIQTDPDILLRTHTSSVQVRYMENNKPPIRTISPGRVYRNEAISARSHCFFHQVEGLYIDKGVSFADLKQTLQYFTTEMFGKSKIRLRPSYFPFTEPSAEVDVYWGLETETDYKMTKGTGWLEIMGCGMVDPNVLENCGIDSKEYSGFAFGMGIDRIALLLHQTSDIRLLSENDVRFLEQFKSVL, encoded by the coding sequence ATGATAGATAAGATTAAAGAACTCATACAAGAAGCAGAAACTTTTAATGCAAAAACTAAAGATGAGGTTGAGGCATTTCGCATTAAATATTTAGGAAAAAAAGGTTTATTAAACGATTTTTTTGCAGAGTTTAAAAATGTAGCAAATGACCAGAAAAAAGAGTTTGGTAAAGCAATAAATACTTTAAAAATGACTGCTCAAAATAAAGTAAATACTTTAAAAGAAGAATTGGATGGTGAAGAAGAAGTTAAAGGTGTTTACGGCGATTTATCAAGACCAGGAGATCCTATTATAATAGGGGCACGCCACCCCATTTCTCTTGTGAAAAATCAAATTATAGATATTTTTTCTCGTATTGGTTTTAATGTAAGTGAAGGCCCCGAGATTGAAGATGACTGGCATAATTTCACAGCATTAAACTTACCAGAATATCACCCTGCTCGTGATATGCAGGATACTTTTTTTATTCAAACAGACCCAGATATTTTATTGCGTACACATACTAGTTCTGTACAAGTACGTTATATGGAAAATAACAAACCACCTATACGTACCATATCACCTGGGCGCGTGTATCGTAATGAAGCAATTTCGGCACGATCACATTGTTTTTTCCATCAGGTAGAAGGTTTATATATTGACAAAGGTGTGAGTTTTGCAGATTTAAAACAAACTCTGCAATACTTTACTACAGAGATGTTTGGAAAATCTAAAATTAGATTACGTCCATCATATTTTCCGTTTACAGAGCCAAGTGCTGAGGTTGATGTGTATTGGGGATTAGAAACTGAAACAGATTATAAAATGACCAAAGGCACTGGTTGGTTAGAAATAATGGGTTGTGGTATGGTAGATCCTAATGTGTTAGAAAATTGTGGTATTGACTCTAAAGAATACTCAGGCTTTGCGTTTGGTATGGGGATAGATCGTATTGCATTATTATTACACCAAACCAGTGATATTCGTTTATTAAGTGAAAATGATGTGCGCTTTTTAGAGCAATTTAAATCTGTGTTATAA